In Nocardioides sp. W7, the genomic stretch GCCCGCGCCGCCGCCCAGCACTACCTCGAGACTGCCGGCGTCACCGGCAACGCCGAGATCACCAACGCCACCACCCTCACCGTGACCGTCCACGACTCCTACGACCCCCGGTTCCTCGGCCTGCTCGGCATCAACCGGCTCGACGTCACCGGCACCGCCACCGCACGCCTGACCCGCACCCTCGGAGGGAATCCGCGATGAGCAACGTCCACTCCCGGCTGCGGGGCCTGACAGCAACCCTGGCCCTGCTGGCCTTCGTCGGCGGCACACCACCCCTGCTCCTCGCAATCGACGCAGTCCCAGACCTCTCTGCCTTCTCCTGGTCCCGACTGAGCGCACCAGACGACGGGACGCTCGCGCTCGAAGTGATCACCGTGGTCGCGTGGATCGCCTGGGCCGTGTTCGCCTACTCAGTCATCGCCGCCATCGTGTCCCACGCCCGGGGCATCCGGGCCCCACGCCTGCCGGGCCTCGCGATGCCCCAGCTCGCTGCGGACCGACTCGTCGCCGCGGCAGCCCTCCTCTTCGTCGCCATCCCTGCGACCACGGCGCTCCTGTCCCCACCGCGAGCCCAAGCGACCCCGGCAGCCGCACCACTACCGGACTACCACGTCGCCGAAGCGCAGCCGGTGGCGCCGGCCGCGCCGGCCCCCGCCGTCGTCGTCGCACCGAAGAAGGCCGAGCCACACGGCACTGAGCGCTACACCGTCAAGCGCGGCGACAGCCTCTGGAAGATCGCGGATGAGCGGCTCGGGGACGGCACCCGGTACGTCGAGCTCGTCGACCTCAACCACGCCATGCTCGACGGCCGACCCGGATTCCTACTGCCCGGCACCGTGCTGCGCGTGCCGGCAACCCCGGCAGCGGCCGAGGTGGTGGAGGACGAGTACGTCGTCCAGCCCGGCGACACCCTCTCCGAGATCGCCGCAGAGCAACTCGACGACGCCGCCGCGTACCAGGCGATCTTCGAAGCATCCCAGAACACGGCGCAGGCCAACGGAGTCCACCTCACCGACCCCGACCTGATCCACCCAGGCTGGCGACTGACCATCCCCGGGCAGCACCCATCGTCGGCTCCGCAGAAGCCCCCCGTCGAGCTACCTCCAACGCCGCCCGAGACGCCTCCCGAAGCCGTCCCTCCTCCCGTGCCGGCCACCCCTCCAGCCCCCGACGAAGCCGTCCCCCCGCCAACGGACAACGTCGACGACACGGAGGACAACGCCGACGACGACGCCGAGCGGTCCTGGCTCCTCTCCGGCCTGACCGGCACAGGCGCCGTACTCGCCGGCTCGCTCTGGCTCGTCCTGCGCCAACACCGACGGACTCAACTGCGGCACCGACGACCCGGCACGATCCTCGCCCCGCCACCCGAGGAGCTCCGGGACGTGGAGAAGAGTGCACACGTCACCGGATCCGTCATCGCGCCTCGCATCGAGGACCTCGACCGAGCACTACGGTCCCTCTCGCCCTCTCCGAGACTGCTGTCCGCGTCCCTGTCCGAACATCGGATCACCCTGACACTCGCGGAGACCGCTGACCTGCCGCGGCCGTGGACCGGCTCCGCTACGACCTGGCACCTCGAACTGGCCGACGTCCCGGTGGTCTCCGCTGACGCCAGCGCGCCGTACCCGCTGCTGGTGAGCGTCGGCCAGGCCGCCGACGGTGCGTTGATCCTGCTGAACCTCGAGGAGCTCCGCACCGTGGCGGTGACCGGGAACCACGAGCGCGGCGAGGCACTTGCCCGACACCTCACCGCGGAGCTCGCGCTCAACCCCTGGTCGATGCTCGTCGAGGTCGACACCCTGGGCGTCGGAGCAGAACTCACCGACCTCCATCCAGGCCGCCTCCGCATCCATGCTCCGGGTGACCGCGCGTTCATCAGCCGGCTCGTCCGTGAACTCTCCGCCGACGAGCCCG encodes the following:
- a CDS encoding LysM peptidoglycan-binding domain-containing protein; translation: MSNVHSRLRGLTATLALLAFVGGTPPLLLAIDAVPDLSAFSWSRLSAPDDGTLALEVITVVAWIAWAVFAYSVIAAIVSHARGIRAPRLPGLAMPQLAADRLVAAAALLFVAIPATTALLSPPRAQATPAAAPLPDYHVAEAQPVAPAAPAPAVVVAPKKAEPHGTERYTVKRGDSLWKIADERLGDGTRYVELVDLNHAMLDGRPGFLLPGTVLRVPATPAAAEVVEDEYVVQPGDTLSEIAAEQLDDAAAYQAIFEASQNTAQANGVHLTDPDLIHPGWRLTIPGQHPSSAPQKPPVELPPTPPETPPEAVPPPVPATPPAPDEAVPPPTDNVDDTEDNADDDAERSWLLSGLTGTGAVLAGSLWLVLRQHRRTQLRHRRPGTILAPPPEELRDVEKSAHVTGSVIAPRIEDLDRALRSLSPSPRLLSASLSEHRITLTLAETADLPRPWTGSATTWHLELADVPVVSADASAPYPLLVSVGQAADGALILLNLEELRTVAVTGNHERGEALARHLTAELALNPWSMLVEVDTLGVGAELTDLHPGRLRIHAPGDRAFISRLVRELSADEPAQEPDQFRAVIIANTDHPDADVADLANAITGYPTRPAAALVNLGPAPTATGTDLHLSSDGHLTSPPLGLHLATAGLTSDEAKACATLVDISREAEITPVPRPTDETAVADPSGALVAHLTEPRPHGPAGDRSLLPQDAQAYADIAATTVADVDQLAPLARRDAGSAVDMADPDLDEDLARWESPIPVAPKLTLLGPVSARTMGDIKATANRRPYYIELLAYLVLHPAGATADDLAAAIGLRPKRARTDMSALRLWLGVDHTGEPYLPRARQTHEPGVTAPYRVHRVLSDLDLFRRLRTRGESRGAEGISDLVTALRLVSGEPFTDLRNGGWSWLLEGERLDHIMTSAIVDVSHVVTTHALSTGDLDLARFSAQVSLTAAPYDDIAQLDMIAVERASGHHAHADAQLRDDVLNRSDDELGPVDLPARTSAVVRDKAWTRKRVGRTG